A genomic stretch from Pomacea canaliculata isolate SZHN2017 linkage group LG2, ASM307304v1, whole genome shotgun sequence includes:
- the LOC112557393 gene encoding uncharacterized protein LOC112557393 isoform X1 — protein MATLVGAVVALLLMVVVWAAEQTANLQLSQSGGSRWEGKACFHLESAIGGWEVVFEFAGQGVRGIEQWDGVVAEQPASGQCGTRVVLVNKPYQGMHNAGDQLCVPIAGAPCGSETPSATARLVDPCTDVNKAPPAPQVTGAQEMKYNYAEVLQKSILFYEAQRSGKLPASNRIPWRGDSALQDRGDKGEDLTGGWYDAGDNVKFNFPMAFSTTVLCWSLLEFKDAYEKAGQLDYMYDSIRWPLEYFIKCHTGPNELYVQVGDGGTDHGTWTSPELMDQNRPAFKITASSPGSDVADETAAALTCGYLAFKTKDATFANEMLTHAKQIYQFAKQHPGFYSTSVNAAAAYYKSGNYTDEMTWAAAWLYKATNDQQYLTDAEQTYIPGAAWGFSWDEKLAGNMVLLYDATHKDLYKNDIVATMTDWMPGGSIPYSPKCLAFRLQWGSLRYASNTAFIALLAARRGINADKYNQWGMCQIHYALGDTGRSFVVGFGVNPPTKPHHRARYVNPPTKPHHRASSCPCKPEPCTWDAQRFPGPNPKTLYGALVGGPGSDDSYTDDRGNYINNEVACDYNAGFQGSVAALLQLAIDSKLPAASSCGKC, from the exons GCAAAGCCTGCTTTCACCTGGAATCGGCCATCGGTGGCTGGGAGGTGGTCTTCGAGTTTGCAGGACAAGGGGTTCGCGGCATCGAG CAATGGGATGGTGTAGTGGCGGAGCAGCCGGCCTCTGGTCAGTGCGGGACTCGGGTGGTGCTGGTCAACAAGCCATACCAGGGTATGCACAACGCCGGTGACCAGCTGTGTGTCCCCATTGCAGGTGCACCCTGCGGGTCCGAGACACCTTCCGCCACCGCCAGACTTGTGGACCCGTGCACCGACGTCAACAAGGCCCCACCTGCcccacaggtcacag GAGCACAAGAAATGAAGTACAACTACGCCGAGGTGCTGCAGAAGTCCATCCTCTTCTACGAGGCGCAGCGCTCAGGTAAACTACCTGCCAGCAACCGCATCCCCTGGCGGGGGGACTCGGCTCTACAGGACCGGGGGGACAAGGGCGAGGACCTGACAGGCGGCTGGTATGATG CTGGTGACAACGTCAAGTTCAACTTCCCCATGGCCTTCAGTACCACGGTGTTGTGCTGGAGTCTGCTGGAGTTTAAAGATGCTTATGAGAAGGCGGGACAACTGGACTACATGTATGACTCCATCCGCTGGCCCCTCGAGTACTTCATCAAGTGTCACACCGGCCCTAACGAACTGTATGTACAG GTGGGTGACGGTGGGACTGACCACGGTACCTGGACAAGCCCGGAGCTGATGGACCAAAACAGACCAGCCTTCAAGATCACAGCCTCTAGCCCCGGAAGTGACGTGGCCGACGAAACTGCAGCAGCTCTGACGTGTGGCTACCTGGCCTTTAAGACGAAAG ACGCAACTTTTGCAAACGAAATGTTGACCCACGCCAAGCAGATTTACCAGTTCGCCAAACAACATCCGGGCTTCTACTCCACCAGCGTCAACGCCGCCGCTGCTTACTACAA GTCCGGCAACTACACGGACGAGATGACGTGGGCTGCTGCCTGGCTGTACAAGGCCACCAATGACCAGCAGTACCTCACTGATGCCGAGCAGACCTACATCCCCGGCGCTGCCTGGGGCTTTTCTTGGGACGAGAAGCTGGCCGGCAACATG GTCCTGCTGTATGATGCTACACACAAGGATCTGTACAAGAATGACATCGTTGCAACGATGACAGACTGGATGCCAGGAGGCAGCATCCCCTACTCACCCAAGTGTCTGGCATTTCGTCTTCAGTGGGGCTCTCTGCGCTATGCCT CCAACACAGCCTTCATCGCTCTTCTGGCTGCCCGGCGAGGAATTAATGCAGACAAGTACAACCAGTGGGGCATGTGTCAGATCCACTACGCACTCGGGGATACAGGCCGCAGCTTCGTCGTCGGATTTGGCGTCAACCCTCCCACCAAACCCCACCACAGGGCGAGGTACGTCAACCCTCCCACCAAACCCCACCACAGGGCGAG CTCCTGCCCCTGTAAGCCAGAACCATGCACGTGGGACGCGCAGCGGTTCCCGGGGCCCAACCCCAAGACGTTGTACGGGGCGCTAGTGGGCGGCCCAGGCAGCGACGACAGCTACACCGACGACCGCGGCAACTACATCAACAACGAGGTCGCATGCGACTATAACGCGGGCTTCCAAGGCTCCGTCGCTG CTCTTCTACAGCTGGCTATCGACAGTAAACTTCCGGCTGCCTCTTCTTGTGGAAAGTGCTGA
- the LOC112557393 gene encoding uncharacterized protein LOC112557393 isoform X2 → MATLVGAVVALLLMVVVWAAEQTANLQLSQSGGSRWEGKACFHLESAIGGWEVVFEFAGQGVRGIEQWDGVVAEQPASGQCGTRVVLVNKPYQGMHNAGDQLCVPIAGAPCGSETPSATARLVDPCTDVNKAPPAPQVTGAQEMKYNYAEVLQKSILFYEAQRSGKLPASNRIPWRGDSALQDRGDKGEDLTGGWYDAGDNVKFNFPMAFSTTVLCWSLLEFKDAYEKAGQLDYMYDSIRWPLEYFIKCHTGPNELYVQVGDGGTDHGTWTSPELMDQNRPAFKITASSPGSDVADETAAALTCGYLAFKTKDATFANEMLTHAKQIYQFAKQHPGFYSTSVNAAAAYYKSGNYTDEMTWAAAWLYKATNDQQYLTDAEQTYIPGAAWGFSWDEKLAGNMVLLYDATHKDLYKNDIVATMTDWMPGGSIPYSPKCLAFRLQWGSLRYASNTAFIALLAARRGINADKYNQWGMCQIHYALGDTGRSFVVGFGVNPPTKPHHRASSCPCKPEPCTWDAQRFPGPNPKTLYGALVGGPGSDDSYTDDRGNYINNEVACDYNAGFQGSVAALLQLAIDSKLPAASSCGKC, encoded by the exons GCAAAGCCTGCTTTCACCTGGAATCGGCCATCGGTGGCTGGGAGGTGGTCTTCGAGTTTGCAGGACAAGGGGTTCGCGGCATCGAG CAATGGGATGGTGTAGTGGCGGAGCAGCCGGCCTCTGGTCAGTGCGGGACTCGGGTGGTGCTGGTCAACAAGCCATACCAGGGTATGCACAACGCCGGTGACCAGCTGTGTGTCCCCATTGCAGGTGCACCCTGCGGGTCCGAGACACCTTCCGCCACCGCCAGACTTGTGGACCCGTGCACCGACGTCAACAAGGCCCCACCTGCcccacaggtcacag GAGCACAAGAAATGAAGTACAACTACGCCGAGGTGCTGCAGAAGTCCATCCTCTTCTACGAGGCGCAGCGCTCAGGTAAACTACCTGCCAGCAACCGCATCCCCTGGCGGGGGGACTCGGCTCTACAGGACCGGGGGGACAAGGGCGAGGACCTGACAGGCGGCTGGTATGATG CTGGTGACAACGTCAAGTTCAACTTCCCCATGGCCTTCAGTACCACGGTGTTGTGCTGGAGTCTGCTGGAGTTTAAAGATGCTTATGAGAAGGCGGGACAACTGGACTACATGTATGACTCCATCCGCTGGCCCCTCGAGTACTTCATCAAGTGTCACACCGGCCCTAACGAACTGTATGTACAG GTGGGTGACGGTGGGACTGACCACGGTACCTGGACAAGCCCGGAGCTGATGGACCAAAACAGACCAGCCTTCAAGATCACAGCCTCTAGCCCCGGAAGTGACGTGGCCGACGAAACTGCAGCAGCTCTGACGTGTGGCTACCTGGCCTTTAAGACGAAAG ACGCAACTTTTGCAAACGAAATGTTGACCCACGCCAAGCAGATTTACCAGTTCGCCAAACAACATCCGGGCTTCTACTCCACCAGCGTCAACGCCGCCGCTGCTTACTACAA GTCCGGCAACTACACGGACGAGATGACGTGGGCTGCTGCCTGGCTGTACAAGGCCACCAATGACCAGCAGTACCTCACTGATGCCGAGCAGACCTACATCCCCGGCGCTGCCTGGGGCTTTTCTTGGGACGAGAAGCTGGCCGGCAACATG GTCCTGCTGTATGATGCTACACACAAGGATCTGTACAAGAATGACATCGTTGCAACGATGACAGACTGGATGCCAGGAGGCAGCATCCCCTACTCACCCAAGTGTCTGGCATTTCGTCTTCAGTGGGGCTCTCTGCGCTATGCCT CCAACACAGCCTTCATCGCTCTTCTGGCTGCCCGGCGAGGAATTAATGCAGACAAGTACAACCAGTGGGGCATGTGTCAGATCCACTACGCACTCGGGGATACAGGCCGCAGCTTCGTCGTCGGATTTGGCGTCAACCCTCCCACCAAACCCCACCACAGGGCGAG CTCCTGCCCCTGTAAGCCAGAACCATGCACGTGGGACGCGCAGCGGTTCCCGGGGCCCAACCCCAAGACGTTGTACGGGGCGCTAGTGGGCGGCCCAGGCAGCGACGACAGCTACACCGACGACCGCGGCAACTACATCAACAACGAGGTCGCATGCGACTATAACGCGGGCTTCCAAGGCTCCGTCGCTG CTCTTCTACAGCTGGCTATCGACAGTAAACTTCCGGCTGCCTCTTCTTGTGGAAAGTGCTGA
- the LOC112557395 gene encoding uncharacterized protein LOC112557395 — protein sequence MRLSEGCLLATSLLLTFAHDADGAPPQVHLPHNVMEDAETSQAMTTGNRLLLCADRRADCLVLAHVLRDPLVQEMVLEDLATIRSRIEKYLEQKAHLQKRTFDSISRNTGFGSTNRNSWASSGNDHLAFTFESLFPAIARGLRSTN from the exons ATGAGGCTTTCTGAAGGGTGCCTGCTCGCCACCAGCCTTCTTCTCACGTTCGCCCACGATGCTGACGGCGCCCCTCCTCAG GTTCATCTGCCGCACAACGTTATGGAGGATGCGGAGACTAGTCAAGCCATGACGACTGGCAACCGTCTGCTCCTGTGCGCGGATCGCCGTGCAGACTGCCTCGTGCTGGCGCACGTGCTGCGTGACCCGCTGGTGCAAGAGATGGTGCTGGAGGATCTGGCCACAATTCGCAGCAGGATCGAGAAGTATTTAGAGCAGAAAGCCCACTTGCAGAAAAGGACTTTCGATTCTATTTCCAGGAACACCGGCTTTGGAAGCACTAACCGTAATTCCTGGGCATCCTCTGGCAATGATCACCTGGCTTTCACCTTCGAGTCGTTGTTCCCAGCTATCGCGCGAGGACTGAGGAGCACAAACTGA